A genomic stretch from Planktothrix sp. FACHB-1365 includes:
- a CDS encoding ThiF family adenylyltransferase gives MFNYDYLEASPLIIRQTDSIDFWLIGAGGTGSWLSYHIARLARSLGKSGKKVQLAIADPDIVEEANISRQAFCDKEIGLPKAQALALRYAIAWGVDTTAFVQEFDPKLIRRAYDKLTILVGCVDTAAGRAAINQALELNQYYSRSEIPRVWYLDCGNHVTAGQILLGSSLETDPEFYHFGGLGCARLPSPMLQAPDLLKPKPEELTNNLSCAEMAMLNLQSESVNVRVAAEAADYLYRMAAGNLKRFATYFDLESGTGRSLYITQQSVWAALKSTASETTPC, from the coding sequence ATGTTTAATTATGATTATTTAGAAGCTTCACCGCTAATTATCAGACAAACTGATTCAATTGATTTTTGGCTAATTGGAGCCGGAGGAACGGGTTCTTGGCTATCGTACCATATTGCGCGATTGGCGCGGAGTTTGGGTAAGTCAGGGAAGAAGGTGCAATTGGCGATCGCAGATCCCGATATAGTTGAAGAAGCCAACATCAGCAGGCAGGCGTTTTGTGACAAGGAAATCGGGCTACCCAAAGCCCAGGCTCTAGCGTTGAGATATGCGATCGCTTGGGGAGTGGACACGACGGCTTTCGTACAGGAATTTGACCCGAAGCTGATCCGAAGAGCTTACGACAAGCTGACCATCCTGGTCGGATGCGTGGACACGGCTGCCGGGAGAGCGGCTATTAACCAGGCGCTTGAGTTAAACCAATACTACAGCCGCTCTGAAATCCCCCGTGTGTGGTATTTAGATTGCGGAAATCATGTCACAGCCGGACAAATCTTGCTGGGCAGTTCTTTGGAAACTGACCCGGAGTTCTATCATTTTGGGGGACTCGGATGTGCGAGGTTGCCATCTCCGATGCTGCAAGCTCCTGACCTTTTGAAACCGAAACCAGAAGAGTTGACAAATAACTTATCTTGTGCTGAGATGGCAATGCTAAACTTGCAGAGCGAGAGCGTAAATGTTCGAGTGGCGGCTGAGGCAGCGGATTATCTGTACCGGATGGCTGCGGGTAATCTCAAGCGGTTTGCGACTTATTTTGATTTGGAGAGTGGGACGGGGCGATCGCTTTACATTACCCAGCAATCGGTATGGGCAGCGTTGAAATCTACAGCAAGTGAAACAACACCATGCTAA
- a CDS encoding plasmid stability protein, whose amino-acid sequence MNNITIQNFDDDLKNRLQKRAEYYGRSLEEEAKEILRAVLTKKTLEPLNLVLAIERRFAHFGDFEIPTIARELLREPPNFEDL is encoded by the coding sequence ATGAACAATATCACGATTCAAAACTTTGATGATGATCTGAAAAATCGCCTCCAAAAGCGAGCCGAATATTATGGGCGTTCTCTGGAAGAAGAAGCTAAAGAAATCCTCCGCGCTGTCTTGACAAAAAAAACTCTCGAACCCTTAAATCTTGTCTTGGCTATCGAGCGACGTTTTGCCCATTTTGGCGATTTTGAAATTCCGACTATCGCTAGAGAACTTTTACGCGAACCACCTAATTTTGAAGACTTATAA
- a CDS encoding type II toxin-antitoxin system VapC family toxin produces the protein MIVLDTNVVSELMHPRGSSVVRQWVAAQPITNLFTTTMTQAEILYGIALLPSGKRQTELNQTAQLMFAEDFAGRILPFDETAAIAFARIAAERRQLGKPISQADAQIASICYTRQATLATRNVSDFEGCGIAIVNPWESE, from the coding sequence ATGATTGTACTTGATACGAATGTAGTGTCTGAATTGATGCACCCTAGAGGTTCATCAGTAGTTCGTCAATGGGTAGCAGCACAGCCCATAACGAATCTTTTTACTACAACTATGACTCAAGCTGAAATTCTTTATGGGATTGCTTTGCTACCTTCAGGAAAACGCCAAACTGAACTTAATCAAACGGCTCAATTGATGTTTGCTGAAGATTTTGCTGGACGTATTCTACCGTTTGATGAAACAGCAGCAATTGCTTTTGCTAGAATTGCTGCCGAAAGAAGACAACTGGGTAAACCAATATCCCAAGCTGATGCTCAAATAGCCAGTATTTGTTACACTCGCCAAGCTACTCTTGCGACTCGGAATGTTTCCGATTTTGAAGGGTGCGGTATTGCAATTGTTAATCCTTGGGAGTCTGAATAA
- a CDS encoding DUF433 domain-containing protein has protein sequence MSLTIDLLNRITQTPGQCGGRPCIRGMRIRVTDILKMLAENVSVTEILEDFPDLELADIQACLIFAARRTDFPRLTA, from the coding sequence ATGAGTTTAACGATTGATTTGCTAAACCGAATTACCCAAACACCTGGTCAGTGTGGTGGTCGTCCTTGTATTCGAGGGATGCGAATTCGAGTCACCGATATTTTAAAAATGTTGGCTGAAAATGTTAGTGTTACTGAAATTTTAGAAGATTTTCCTGATTTGGAATTAGCAGATATTCAAGCTTGTTTGATCTTTGCAGCACGGCGTACTGATTTCCCTAGACTGACAGCATAA
- a CDS encoding DUF5615 family PIN-like protein: MWVDAQLPPTLASWLTETFRLEASALRDLALRDAQDLEIFEAARAENAVIMTKDSDFIDLVCRLGVPPQILWLTCGNVTNRNLRQLLTATLPDALEQLRLGEMIVEITNSP; encoded by the coding sequence ATTTGGGTTGATGCTCAACTCCCACCCACACTGGCAAGTTGGCTAACAGAAACTTTTAGGTTAGAAGCGAGTGCCTTGCGAGATTTGGCGCTGAGGGATGCTCAAGATCTGGAAATTTTTGAAGCTGCGCGCGCAGAAAATGCTGTGATTATGACGAAAGACAGTGACTTCATTGACTTGGTATGCCGTTTAGGAGTGCCTCCCCAAATTTTGTGGTTAACTTGTGGCAATGTCACTAACCGCAACTTGCGGCAATTGTTGACTGCTACTTTGCCTGATGCGTTAGAGCAATTGCGCTTAGGAGAAATGATAGTTGAAATTACTAACAGTCCTTAA
- a CDS encoding cinnamycin family lantibiotic, whose translation MSTTELLENSVDEQVDEEWLLRSVVDFDFRNEFSSIDFSTLPASVLPQDMSFAEIVKNANQAACVETCISGFTIVCDGRSYECRSTCITGWTMRCDGTSL comes from the coding sequence ATGAGTACAACAGAACTGCTTGAAAATTCAGTAGATGAACAAGTTGACGAAGAATGGTTACTGCGCTCAGTAGTAGATTTTGATTTTCGTAACGAGTTTTCCTCTATTGATTTCTCAACTCTACCAGCATCAGTCTTACCACAAGATATGTCATTTGCTGAGATTGTCAAGAATGCTAACCAAGCCGCATGTGTAGAAACTTGCATTTCTGGGTTCACTATTGTTTGTGATGGCAGATCGTATGAATGCAGGAGTACATGTATTACTGGCTGGACTATGAGATGTGATGGAACAAGTCTTTAG